The Peromyscus eremicus chromosome 11, PerEre_H2_v1, whole genome shotgun sequence genome includes a window with the following:
- the Tmem171 gene encoding transmembrane protein 171, which produces MSSVGTAEPDGDQRDRHVSKLIFFLFLFGAVLLCVGVLLSIFGYQACQYKALSHCNMVLKIAGPSCAVIGLGAVVLARSRARLHLREGQRRGLQDPDQSFICGESRQFAQCLIFGFLFLTSGMLISILGIWVPGCGADWEREPLNETDTGETEPQICGFLSLQIMGPLIVLVGLCFFVVAHVKKKHNLSSSRDTSEIEGGHAHSTEPVHITVGDSVIIFPPPPPPYFPESSSGTRPPGANSLHHRAENPPSYCSLFNHGRTPTPESQGAASERERELIYTISVPGSPSESSHPGHLPLDLPPRYEEKETALATPTDAPSELPPPSEPSQLSEPSPP; this is translated from the exons aTGTCTTCTGTAGGAACGGCTGAGCCAGATGGGGACCAGAGGGACAGGCATGTCAGCAagctcattttcttcctcttcctcttcggTGCGGTCCTGTTGTGTGTGGGAGTCCTGCTCTCCATCTTTGGCTACCAGGCTTGCCAATATAAGGCCCTCTCACACTGCAACATGGTGCTAAAGATTGCTGGCCCATCGTGCGCAGTGATCGGGCTGGGGGCTGTGGTTCTGGCCCGCTCCCGGGCACGACTGCATCTGCGGGAGGGGCAGCGGCGAGGCCTCCAGGACCCTGACCAATCCTTCATCTGTGGAGAGAGCCGCCAGTTTGCCCAATGCCTCATCTTTGGGTTCTTGTTCCTGACCAGTGGCATGCTCATCAGCATCCTGGGCATTTGGGTGCCTGGATGCGGCGCAGACTGGGAACGGGAGCCGCTGAACGAGACGGACACGGGAGAAACAGAGCCCCAGATCTGCGGCTTCCTGTCTCTGCAGATCATGGGGCCCTTGATTGTGCTTGTGGGATTGTGTTTCTTTGTGGTGGCCCACGTTAAGAAGAAACACAACTTGAGTTCCAGCCGAGATACCTCTGAAATTGAAGGGGGACATGCTCACAGTACGGAGCCGGTCCATATCACTGTAG GTGACTCGGTGATAATATTCCCGCCCCCTCCACCGCCTTACTTTCCGGAGTCTTCCTCGGGCACTCGACCTCCTGGGGCGAACAGCTTGCACCACCGGGCTGAAAACCCACCTTCCTACTGCAGTCTTTTTAACCACGG aaGGACCCCAACTCCTGAGAGCCAGGGCGCAGCCTCTGAGAGAGAACGGGAACTCATATACACCATTTCTGTGCCGGGTTCACCCTCTGAGAGCTCACACCCTGGGCATCTTCCACTGGATCTGCCCCCTAGatatgaagagaaagaaactgcCCTGGCCACGCCCACGGATGCACCTTCTGAGCTGCCCCCACCTTCTGAGCCATCCCAACTTTCTGAGCCATCCCCACCATGA